In Acidisarcina polymorpha, the DNA window TACAACAACCAGGGCGACCTTAAAATCGATTACACGGTGGGCCCGCACGACACTATCATGGGACGCTACTCCCAGTCGGATGCCGGAGACCAACAGACGCAGGCCCCATTGTTGATTACCTTCCCGACCGCCAGCCAGTATCCCTTCAAGGGCCTGGCGTTCAATTGGGTACACACCTTCTCGCCCTCCATCGTGAACGAGGCGCGCGCCGGTTATTCGCGGGTCCGCTGGATACAGGGTCTTCCCGAGGATCTGACTGGCGCCTTCGGATTGAACGGCAACAGCCTGCTGGGTATCAACGCTGCGCAACCATACCCTGGATTCGCCGATCTCGCGTTCAACGCGCAAACCTCCGGCAGTTCGAATGCGGCAAACGTGCCAACAACGATCGGCACTTCCGGGCTGGCCAGCAATCTACTCGATAACACCTTTACATACGGGGACAACCTGACTATCGAACGCGGCAAGCACACCTTCAAGATGGGTGTGGAGATACTGCGTTATCAGCAGAATGACTTCTATCCAGGAAACAATGGCGCGATGGGCAGCTTCGGCTACTCTGGCAACTTTACGTCGAACGCGACGAATCCCGGCTATTCTGTAGCTGACTTTGTTACTGATCAGGCATTGGTCGCAGGTGTAGGCCAGGTGACCGGCCGCACTGGACAGCGCCAATTCCGCGACGCCGGTTTCTTCCAGGATGACTGGAAGCTGACGCCAACACTAACCGTCAACCTGGGCCTCCGCTATGAATACGATCAACCCATCTATGAAGTGAACAACAAGCAGGCGAACGTCGACCTGGACACGGGAGCGGTGTACACCGCGGGCGAGCAGGGTGCAGGCAAGGTGTTTGGCGACAGCCGCGCTCTTTACAGCCCCACCTATACCAATTTCATGCCGCGTTTAGGATTTGCGTGGCAGATGAATCCACGGATCGTTTTTCGCGGCGGCTATGGGATCACCAACTACCTGGAAGGCACGGGAGCAGCACTGCGCCTGAATTACAATCCGCCGTTCCACGGGTCGTTCTCGGAGACAGCGCAGACGCCGACAACAAATTCTCCGGGGACGCCCATTACCGTCGAGTCCGGTCTGCCGGTCGGCGAATCGGCGCCACCCACCAGCTACAACGCCTGGGACAAAAACCTGAAGCCAGCGTTCATTCAGGAGTTCACCTTTGGCAATGAGATCCAACTCGACAATCAGACCTCGATCGCAATGACGTATCTCGGGCAAATTGGCGATCACCTGGTCGATCCGCGCGCAGCCAACCAGCTTGCCGCCCCGGGGGCTATCGCGCCCTATGCTACTCTCGTCGGGCAGCAAGGGTCGATCGTCGAGACCCAGTCGGAAAGCGTCATGAGCTATAACGCCCTGCAGATTCAGGCCCGCCATCGTCAGAGCAATGGACTTGAGTATCAGGTGAACTACACCTGGTCGCATTCCTTGACTAACAATGCCGGCTTCTTCGGGGTCTCCGATGTGAACGGCGCCAGCCCTTACTGGCAGGATGCCAATAACGGCCGTGCCGATTACGGCAACGCAGGCTTCGATGTTCGGCAGAATCTTTCCGCCACCGGGGTATACCAGCTTCCATTCGGTCGCGGGCGGCGATTTGGCAGCAGCATGAATCGCTGGGTGGATGAAGGACTTGGAGGCTGGAAGCTGGCCGGAGACGCGATCGTCTTCTCCGGTTTACCAGTGACGATCAATGGGCCGAACAACACCAACGTCTTCAATCGGGCGGAGCGAGCAAATCAATATAGGACGCTGCGGATTAGCAATCGCTCACTGAGCAATTGGTTTGGCACCGATCCTTCCGCGACGCCTTGCCTTGGGCTTGGGATCGACAACGGGCAATGCGCGTACGGTGCGGCTGGTCCTGGCCAATTTGGCACGGCGGCCAACAACACCGAACGGGCACCCGGCTATGAACAGGTCGATCTCGCGGCATCCAAGTCGTTTGCGATCTCAGAATCGCAGCACCTGGAGTTTCGCACCGATTTCTTCAACGCCTTCAACATCGCCAGCTATGACAACCCTGACAACAGCATCCAGGACAAGAGCTTCGGCAAGATCACGAACGTCCGCTCGCTGCCGCGTCAGATTCAGATGTCCCTGCACTACTCTTTCTAACCATCCGCCTCATGCGGCAGTCACGATTGCATTAACCTGAGTGATCTTCGAACCAAGTGTTGATTCTTAGAAGTTAATGCAATCGTGTTAGTTATTCTCTGGTGCCGACCAGCGAAAACATAGCGCCTTGAGGGTCCTGACCGTTAATAATCCAGCCGCCACCGGGAACCTGCATGGGACCGTTAACAACCTTGCCGCCGCCGGACTTGACTCGCTCGATGGCTCCGCCGATGGAATCGACGCAAAGGTAGAAGTTCCAGCATGAGACCGGGATATAGGGAGCTTTGGTCATCATTCCGCCGTCTCCCATTTCTTTGTGGTCGCCCTGGTCGAAGATGCGATAGACACCCATCTCCCCCATATCCATATCCATCATTTTGGTCCAGCCAAAGAGCTTGCTATAGAAGTCAAATGCGCCGTCGAGGTCAGTCGTGTAGAGTTCGTGCCAGCCGATCGTGCCCGGTGTAGGCGGTGCGGGACGTTCCGGCGAGGGCATGGCTGGGTTGGGGGTAAAGATCACAATGGCAGCGCCCTGAGGATCGGACATGACGGCGAAGCGAAGCATCCCGGGAACATCAGCGGCGGGCCTCAACAGCTTGCCTCCCGCTTCGACGACTTTTTCTATGTGGGCGTCCACATCGTCGACGGCGATGTAGCCGACCCAAGCGGTGTGCCCTGGTATGTTCAACATACCGGCGATGCCGACCTTGCCGAGATTGAAGATGGTGTACGGCATGCCCTCGCTGGGCATCTCCTGGGTCGTCCAGCCGACCACCTCAGAGTAAAACTTTCCTGCGGCCTGTGTGTCGCTGGTCATGAGTTCGTACCAGCCGAATTTTCCTTTGGGTGTAAACATGGCGGAAGTCTTCCTTGTCGAGTAGACGTGGTAGAACTGCGGGCATTTTGCTAACTGGCTACGGTGACATCCCAGCTTGACCTATGTCAACTTGGTTCAAGATTAATTTTGGTGCACGTTTGGCGGCAGAGGCCAGTCAGCGTGAGAGGGTGGCGGGATTGATCGCGCCCGTTGGCTCTCCGTTACTTCCGGCCAATTGTCCGTTTGGACTGATGGTCCGCGCTTCGTTATCAAGCGAACCGCTACATCAGGCTCAGAGCTTAATGCGTCTTCACGGCAACCAAAGTTTCGATCAATCACTTGATTGATCAATCGGATGATGATATTGTCTCCCCATGAAGTCTGAAACCGCCGAAAACATCATCCCCGCCATCACCGAGCAGATCGATCGGCGCAAAAGCTTGCTCCAGGCGGCGTTTGACGTGATTGCGGCGTCGGGGTTTGAAGGCCTCCGCACCCGCGCTGTCGCCGAGCGGGCCGGCGTCAATATCGCCACTCTCCACTACTACTTCCCCACCAAGCAGCTGCTGATCGAGGGTCTTGCGCAGTTTCTCACCGGCATCTTTATGACGCTGCACGCGCCCCCTCTCCCACTCACCGGTTACAAGGCCCTCGACCAACTCCGACAGGAGTTCCTCGACACCCGCTTCTACAACGACCGCTACCCCGAGCTGCAGATCGTTATGGAGGAGCTCTCGCTGCGGGCAAAGCGCGACCCAGGTGTTCAACAAGCCCTAGGAGTCATGTTGCAAAGTTGGCGCGCATGGATCGCGACCATCGTCCAGGGCGGCATAGCCGAACGAGCATTTCGTCGCGACCTCGATCCCGAAGATACGGTCGCCACGCTGATGGCGGTGATGGCGGGAAAGTCTGTCGCGGGCTCCGACGAGCTTAACAGAATTCAACGCGGGGTCGAGTCCTGGCTGCTCGCGCCCGAAGTGAAGAAAAAGTTAAAGGAGTCGAATCATGATTGATCCCACAAGGAACAACGACTTGGAAGTGCTCATCGTCGGCGGCGGCATAGGCGGCCTCTGCCTTGCTCAAGGTCTGAAGAAGGCTGGAGTCGACGTCCACGTCTACGAACGCGACCTCACGCCAACGTCGCGCCTTCAGGGTTTCCGGATCCACATCGATCCTGACGGCAGCGGGGCGCTTCATGAATGCCTGCCCGGCCATCTCTGGGAGATTTTCGTCTCCACCTGCGGCGACTTTTCACAGGGGTTCACCATGCTCAACCAGCGGCTCGAAGAGCTGATAAAGTTCCGCGATCAGCCTCAGGCCAGCGATCTCGTCGCGCAGCACCGCTCGGTCAGCCGAATGACCCTTCGCCAAATCCTACTCTCCGGACTTGGCGATGCGGTTCACTTCGGCAAACGCTTCGAACGTTATGAGCAGCGAGAGGACGGCCGGATCATCGTTTTCTTTGACGATGGCTCAAGGGCGCAATGCAATGTGCTTGTCGCCGCCGACGGAGTGAACTCCCGCGTCCGTCAGCAGTACCTTCCCGGCAACGACCCCTTCGATACCGGCGTGATCAGCCTCGGCGGCAAGATCCCCCTGACCGATGGCGTGATGGCCATGATCCCTCCGTCCCTGCTCGATGGCCCCGCCATCGTCCTGCCTGCGGAACCTGCCAACCTCTTTCTCGCGGCATGGAGGCGGTCTTCCCATGCAAGCGAGCAGGTGAAGTTGCTGAGCGCAGCGAATGCCGCCGGCGAAGCCGCCCAAGACGAAGGAGACTATGTCGTCCTCGCGCTTGCCGCAAAGCGCGAATTCTTCGGTTTCGACACCGAAATCCCGGAGAGCACTCCAGGAGAAATGCGTGCCATCCTCCGCCGCAAGATGCTCAACTGGCACCCAAACCTGCGTAAGCTCGCCGAGATGACCGGCGACGAACTAGGCTTTCTCCGCATCCGCAGCTCGCAGCCAACCCCGCCCTGGACGCCATCGAACGTCACCCTGCTGGGCGACGCCATCCACAGCATGACTCCGTTTCGCGGCATCGGTGCGAATGTGGCGCTGAGAGACGCGGCGCTGCTGTGCTCCAAACTGGTTGGGGCGCAAAGGTCGGGCGTGCCCGCGGCGAGCAGGATTGGAGAGTATGAGGCGGAGATGCGGATCTATGGCTTCAAGGCCGTTGCTGAATCCCTCAAATCGATGGAGCAGGCGGTCGCACCAAAGAAGCTTGGATTCAAACTGGGGATGTCCGCAATGCGGGTTGCGCACCGAGTTCCTGCGCTCCGTCGCCGGATCATGGAGCAGCGCGTCACCCGCCCCAAATCTCGATTGGTAAATCAGGTTCAACCCTGATTTCTAAGCATCGCTAGACAACTATGAAGTAGGATCCATGGCAATCTCAACCAGCGCACCTAAATCAAGAGCGCGCTGTTCCCGGGACCATAGCTCGCCGTCCGCCACCTTCAAGCCGGGCAACGGCGCGGTGAGCTGCAGGGCGGGCGTGGCCGTCGGTCGAGACGCAGGCGTAGCCGTTTTTGATGCCAATTATGACCCCGACTTTTGACCCGCACAAATTGTTGAAAACAGGAAAGGGAAGTCGTGGGTCAAAACTTACCCTTTGCGACACGGAGGGTCTTTCGATCTGAAGTTCCAATAACCCGATTTTCAGGAATTACACTGAACGCGAGATGGGCGCGGATGCCGGGAGATCCGATTGCACGGTGATTCGTAGGATCGCTCCATTCGCAGGATCCAAGTACAACAGACCGTGGTACGCTGGGGTCCCGTGATAGGCATTTGAATCTTGCTCTGCACCCGGGGTGTAGCCGGCGGCGTCTTCGGTGCTCCGAACGCAACAACAATTGACCGCGAAATGCGAGCCCTCGTGGGCCTTTCGCAGTGCTCTTAATGCGTTCTTCCGGCTCATCGCTAATAACTTCCCGGCCCTTTTGATAAGTGATGGTCAGGCGGAATATTCCGCCCGAGTGGAGCTGACCTGCCGGGGACCGGCCGCTGTGGGTTACAACCGACGGACTGTCATCGAAGCTTTGCGTCTGACGCGTCGCCAGGAAGTCCGGCAGTTGTCGAAGCGTCACAGCGACAAACTGGACTGCCTGATTCAGCATCATCTGTTGATCTGAGATCGAAGGCGCCGATCTTGAAACTGTTTGGGATGCTGGTGGATCCAAAAAGGTCGACGTGTCTTACAGCAGTTCCAACTCCTCCAAGGTTTGTGGCCCGGGCTTGAACTCCTTGGTCAGGGAGGTGAGTACACTTTGGGTTAACCGCTCAGTTAGATCAATTGAAGCAAGCTTCTGAGCCACATCAGCGTCGGCCGTCTTCTTTGCACTTTCGAGCGACATTATTTCGCGCAACCCTTGAACCGTCCCGCGTGTGGCTGCGGATGCAGGGAAAACGAACATCGTAATCAACGCCACTCGAAGTGCGTTTCGCACTAGTCCCCCAAGTCAACGGAAGAGGAGCAAAGGTGTACTATGAACATCATTTTTCTGACGACCGCGGCTGCATTCCCGCGATCCTGAGTGCAAGCGAACACGGCACTTGTCGACGCCGCACTCCAGTCACACAAGCACCTAGAGAATGGCGCTTTAGAAGAGCGTTCGCCACTCGGCCGGGGACATCGATTTCAGAGAAGACTACCAATGGAGGGCTTGAGGCTGAATCCGTGCCAGGTCGCCTTACTGACGCCTTACTGATTTGAACCGGCTGGTTCTTCTAAATAGGCGTTTGGTTCATCAATGAATCCAGGTAACCCGAAACGCAGCAACGTGCTGCAATCCGCTACGGGCAGAGGAGGGCTATAGAGAAATCCCTGGACTTCTGAGCACTGTTGCTCTCGGAGGTAGTCGAGTTGCTGACGCGTTTCGACGCCCTCACCGATGCAGTCGAGATGAAGACTCCTACCTAGATTTATGATGCCTCCAACAACAGCGCGAGCAGCCGGTCGCGACGCAATGTCGCGCATGAAGGACCGATCAATTTTTAGTCGATCGAGTGGGAACCGGCTCAAATAAGACAAGGACGACCATCCCGTGCCGAAATCATCCAACGAGAGGCTGACCCCAAGACTCTTCAGGTCTTGCATAATCGCGACCGTATTTTCCGAGGCGTCCAGGGTCAGGGTTTCTGTTAGCTCAAGCTCCAAGTACTTGGCGTCCAATTCAGTCTCACGCAAGACTTGATCTACCGCATCGACGATGTCGCCCCCATAAAATTGTTGCGCAGAAACGTTGACTGCCACTCTAACGGGTGAGAGCCTCTCCTTTTGCCACATCACGTTCTGCATACATGCCGTTCGTAAGACCCACTTTCCCACCTCGACCATCAATCCCATTTCCTCAAGTTGCGGAATAAATTGGCCGGGAGGAGTCAAACCATAGATTGGGTGATCCCAACGCAGCAACGCCTCGACCCCGGTTATAACGCCTCTGACGGTTGATACCAAGGGCTGATAGTAGAGTACAAACTCGCCCCTAGCGCACGCCTGGAGAAGGTCGTTCTCGAGATTCCGCCGAGTCCGAGCCGTGTCAGTGAGGTCGCTCGCAAAGGAGCGATACGCGCCGCGGCCCAGCTTCTTTGCCTCATACATGGCGGCGTCCGCGGACCGAAGCAGAGCCTGGGGATTTTCGCCATCGGTCGGGTATGCGCAAATACCGACGCTCCCACTGATGCGCAGGTCGCGGCCTTCGATCTGGAACGGTTCAATCAAAGCGGCCAGTATCTTCTGCGCGACGCGTTCCCCGCCTTTATCATCGCTAGACATGGGTGCGGCGATAATGAATTCATCTCCGCCTAACCGTGCTACGATGTCGCTGTCGCGCAGACAGGCTCTGAGGCGCTTTGATACTGCCTCGAGCAGGCGATCGCCAACTCGGTGACCAAAACTGTCGTTAACGTTCTTGAAGCGATCCAGATCAAGCATCAGCACCGAGAGTCGCGTCTGATCGCGTGCAGCTTGGACCGTTGCCTGCGTGAGGCGATCCTCCAGGAGAATGCGATTGGGAAGTCCAGTCAGTGCATCGTGCAGGGCCATATGGTGGATCTTTGCTTCCGCCAGCTTTCGGTCCGTGATGTTGTGGGCTATCCCCATTGTGCCGATGATCTGGCCGCGCCGATCTTTCAGCGGGACCTTGGTGGTGAGGACCCAGCTCTCATGACCGTCGGGCCAAGTCTCCTTCTCCTCGACGCCGATGACGGGCTCGCCGGTAAGGAT includes these proteins:
- a CDS encoding TetR/AcrR family transcriptional regulator, which translates into the protein MKSETAENIIPAITEQIDRRKSLLQAAFDVIAASGFEGLRTRAVAERAGVNIATLHYYFPTKQLLIEGLAQFLTGIFMTLHAPPLPLTGYKALDQLRQEFLDTRFYNDRYPELQIVMEELSLRAKRDPGVQQALGVMLQSWRAWIATIVQGGIAERAFRRDLDPEDTVATLMAVMAGKSVAGSDELNRIQRGVESWLLAPEVKKKLKESNHD
- a CDS encoding VOC family protein; this translates as MFTPKGKFGWYELMTSDTQAAGKFYSEVVGWTTQEMPSEGMPYTIFNLGKVGIAGMLNIPGHTAWVGYIAVDDVDAHIEKVVEAGGKLLRPAADVPGMLRFAVMSDPQGAAIVIFTPNPAMPSPERPAPPTPGTIGWHELYTTDLDGAFDFYSKLFGWTKMMDMDMGEMGVYRIFDQGDHKEMGDGGMMTKAPYIPVSCWNFYLCVDSIGGAIERVKSGGGKVVNGPMQVPGGGWIINGQDPQGAMFSLVGTRE
- a CDS encoding TonB-dependent receptor gives rise to the protein MRHYSFRSVLTGAVAFVVTAATLFAQTITGSISGNVTDQSGAVIANATVTITNLATGVTTRSVTNGAGDYNVRFLQIGQYTITLHQDGFADQKVGPITLEVDQIAKVNVHLGLSNSTEQVNVSADLQPILDTDNSRVATTFTASTIENIPLNGRNFSAVTQFLPGSINTQPQQMSGVNAIERDTNQGGQVSVNGNRGQANNYRLDGIEINETINNTIGYNPAPEAIGNLTVITSNADAEFGNVNGGDIDAVLKSGTNHLHGGAFGYLQNDTLDANTWSNNLAGVPKQPYTQTIFGGTLGGPIKRDKLFFFADYEGIRYHQGGTQAASVIPAAMRNGDFSALLPDIQLYHFVPGVGQVAYANNQVPILSPAAKFLFAHPELYPLPNQNAVAGTFGVLDNYQGSYRNIVYNNQGDLKIDYTVGPHDTIMGRYSQSDAGDQQTQAPLLITFPTASQYPFKGLAFNWVHTFSPSIVNEARAGYSRVRWIQGLPEDLTGAFGLNGNSLLGINAAQPYPGFADLAFNAQTSGSSNAANVPTTIGTSGLASNLLDNTFTYGDNLTIERGKHTFKMGVEILRYQQNDFYPGNNGAMGSFGYSGNFTSNATNPGYSVADFVTDQALVAGVGQVTGRTGQRQFRDAGFFQDDWKLTPTLTVNLGLRYEYDQPIYEVNNKQANVDLDTGAVYTAGEQGAGKVFGDSRALYSPTYTNFMPRLGFAWQMNPRIVFRGGYGITNYLEGTGAALRLNYNPPFHGSFSETAQTPTTNSPGTPITVESGLPVGESAPPTSYNAWDKNLKPAFIQEFTFGNEIQLDNQTSIAMTYLGQIGDHLVDPRAANQLAAPGAIAPYATLVGQQGSIVETQSESVMSYNALQIQARHRQSNGLEYQVNYTWSHSLTNNAGFFGVSDVNGASPYWQDANNGRADYGNAGFDVRQNLSATGVYQLPFGRGRRFGSSMNRWVDEGLGGWKLAGDAIVFSGLPVTINGPNNTNVFNRAERANQYRTLRISNRSLSNWFGTDPSATPCLGLGIDNGQCAYGAAGPGQFGTAANNTERAPGYEQVDLAASKSFAISESQHLEFRTDFFNAFNIASYDNPDNSIQDKSFGKITNVRSLPRQIQMSLHYSF
- a CDS encoding putative bifunctional diguanylate cyclase/phosphodiesterase, with translation MIAIQLLAGVSNHWVRAKITGSAPRDAAWIGTFTLVVIGLVALKSIANRRYQTDRDLLEAFLEHIPDNVFFKDRNSRFIRISRAMADYCGLAHPSQAVNKTDSDIFSSEHAARALADEQEIILTGEPVIGVEEKETWPDGHESWVLTTKVPLKDRRGQIIGTMGIAHNITDRKLAEAKIHHMALHDALTGLPNRILLEDRLTQATVQAARDQTRLSVLMLDLDRFKNVNDSFGHRVGDRLLEAVSKRLRACLRDSDIVARLGGDEFIIAAPMSSDDKGGERVAQKILAALIEPFQIEGRDLRISGSVGICAYPTDGENPQALLRSADAAMYEAKKLGRGAYRSFASDLTDTARTRRNLENDLLQACARGEFVLYYQPLVSTVRGVITGVEALLRWDHPIYGLTPPGQFIPQLEEMGLMVEVGKWVLRTACMQNVMWQKERLSPVRVAVNVSAQQFYGGDIVDAVDQVLRETELDAKYLELELTETLTLDASENTVAIMQDLKSLGVSLSLDDFGTGWSSLSYLSRFPLDRLKIDRSFMRDIASRPAARAVVGGIINLGRSLHLDCIGEGVETRQQLDYLREQQCSEVQGFLYSPPLPVADCSTLLRFGLPGFIDEPNAYLEEPAGSNQ
- a CDS encoding FAD-dependent oxidoreductase; its protein translation is MIDPTRNNDLEVLIVGGGIGGLCLAQGLKKAGVDVHVYERDLTPTSRLQGFRIHIDPDGSGALHECLPGHLWEIFVSTCGDFSQGFTMLNQRLEELIKFRDQPQASDLVAQHRSVSRMTLRQILLSGLGDAVHFGKRFERYEQREDGRIIVFFDDGSRAQCNVLVAADGVNSRVRQQYLPGNDPFDTGVISLGGKIPLTDGVMAMIPPSLLDGPAIVLPAEPANLFLAAWRRSSHASEQVKLLSAANAAGEAAQDEGDYVVLALAAKREFFGFDTEIPESTPGEMRAILRRKMLNWHPNLRKLAEMTGDELGFLRIRSSQPTPPWTPSNVTLLGDAIHSMTPFRGIGANVALRDAALLCSKLVGAQRSGVPAASRIGEYEAEMRIYGFKAVAESLKSMEQAVAPKKLGFKLGMSAMRVAHRVPALRRRIMEQRVTRPKSRLVNQVQP